A genomic region of Nostoc sp. UHCC 0702 contains the following coding sequences:
- a CDS encoding quercetin 2,3-dioxygenase — translation MASKTSPVVSPTGEGLVYSVVGDTYTFKAVSEDTGGAYSTFEFYIPSGHGSPPHIHHREDETFYILEGELLFQVGDQKIVLSAGSFVHAPKGIPHSFQNVGTTPARTFTTAIPAGLENFFEEVGYLVKDKDTPVPIALEDQIKKMREVGPKYGVEIL, via the coding sequence TTGGCAAGCAAAACTAGCCCAGTAGTGTCACCAACAGGCGAAGGTCTTGTTTACTCAGTTGTGGGAGACACATACACTTTTAAAGCAGTTAGTGAAGATACTGGCGGAGCTTACTCAACATTTGAGTTTTATATTCCATCCGGTCATGGGTCTCCACCTCACATTCATCATCGGGAAGACGAGACATTCTACATCCTAGAGGGAGAGTTATTGTTCCAGGTTGGAGATCAAAAGATAGTCTTGTCAGCTGGTAGCTTTGTTCATGCACCTAAAGGTATTCCTCATTCCTTTCAAAATGTCGGTACTACACCAGCAAGAACTTTCACAACAGCTATTCCTGCGGGGCTGGAAAACTTTTTTGAAGAAGTAGGCTATCTAGTGAAAGACAAAGATACGCCCGTACCGATCGCGCTCGAAGACCAAATCAAAAAAATGCGTGAAGTAGGCCCAAAATATGGTGTTGAAATACTATAG
- a CDS encoding alpha/beta hydrolase, with the protein MTSYLADIKTTLEAKFTHQYAFVNGIRLHYVIGGKGDAIVLLHGWPHTWYQWHKVMPALAEHYTVIAVDIRGFGDSSKPAVGYDSRTEAEDIYQLVHSLGFDRVFLVGSDWGAPVNYAYASAHPEDVRRFVNLDATLPGFGWEDLAGYSSETSRQGGGIWHFNFNAVPDLPEALIAGRERIFISYFFNKFSYNPTGISEAEIDEYVRWYSAPGAVRASLGLYRAIYESVQQNKENAKTKLKMPVLVLGASHGLGDRPIKAMEAVALDVRGTVIEGCGHFIPEERPEFLVEQLLQFFGEDYKS; encoded by the coding sequence ATGACCAGTTATTTGGCAGATATCAAAACAACTCTCGAAGCAAAATTTACCCATCAATATGCTTTTGTTAACGGCATACGCCTGCACTACGTAATCGGTGGCAAAGGCGATGCAATAGTTCTGTTGCACGGTTGGCCGCATACTTGGTATCAGTGGCATAAAGTGATGCCAGCCTTAGCAGAACACTATACAGTGATTGCGGTTGATATTCGTGGCTTTGGTGACTCTTCCAAGCCTGCTGTAGGCTATGATAGCCGCACCGAAGCTGAAGATATTTACCAATTAGTCCATTCTCTAGGTTTTGATCGCGTTTTCTTAGTTGGTTCTGATTGGGGTGCGCCAGTTAACTACGCCTATGCGTCTGCTCATCCAGAAGATGTACGTAGATTTGTCAACCTTGATGCAACGCTTCCAGGGTTTGGCTGGGAAGACCTAGCCGGATATTCCTCAGAAACCTCACGCCAAGGTGGCGGAATTTGGCATTTTAACTTTAATGCTGTACCTGACCTGCCAGAAGCACTGATTGCAGGTAGAGAACGCATATTCATTTCTTACTTTTTCAATAAATTTTCTTACAACCCCACTGGAATCTCTGAGGCTGAAATTGACGAGTATGTTCGATGGTATTCTGCACCAGGAGCAGTACGCGCTTCTCTGGGACTTTACCGCGCTATTTACGAGTCGGTGCAACAAAATAAGGAAAATGCCAAAACAAAACTCAAAATGCCTGTACTAGTTCTGGGAGCTTCTCATGGTTTAGGCGATCGCCCAATTAAGGCGATGGAGGCAGTTGCTCTTGATGTTCGCGGTACAGTCATTGAAGGCTGTGGACATTTTATTCCTGAAGAACGTCCAGAATTCCTGGTTGAACAGCTGCTCCAGTTCTTTGGTGAGGATTATAAATCCTAA
- a CDS encoding SDR family NAD(P)-dependent oxidoreductase gives MDLHLRDKRVLITGSSSGLGAAIAKALAKEGAIVIIHGRRQEQANKVAQEINLDGGKAVVVTGDLTTNEGAKQVAEKILSIFDGVEILVNNAGSYEDRSWTTSQPEEWAEVYNANVISMVRLIQLLVPQMKQLGWGRIIQIASGLATQPNASLPDYQATKAAILNMTVSLAKELFQTGITVNTVSPGLIATEGAKNIFHQIALSKGWGKEWVDIEKHAMQEYWPNPTGRLGRPEEIANMIAYLASPLADYINGANIRVDGGGVGAIN, from the coding sequence ATGGATTTACATTTACGTGATAAACGAGTTCTTATTACTGGTAGTAGTAGTGGGCTTGGTGCAGCGATCGCTAAAGCTTTAGCAAAAGAAGGTGCGATCGTTATCATACACGGACGCAGGCAAGAGCAAGCCAATAAAGTGGCTCAAGAGATTAATCTTGATGGCGGAAAAGCTGTTGTTGTTACTGGAGATTTGACAACCAACGAAGGCGCAAAGCAAGTCGCTGAAAAAATACTATCAATTTTTGATGGTGTGGAAATTTTGGTCAATAATGCTGGCTCATACGAAGACCGGAGCTGGACTACTAGCCAACCAGAGGAATGGGCTGAAGTCTATAACGCTAACGTGATTTCTATGGTACGGCTAATTCAGCTTCTTGTACCCCAAATGAAGCAGCTAGGTTGGGGACGTATCATCCAGATTGCTAGTGGATTAGCTACTCAACCCAATGCTTCCTTACCTGACTATCAAGCTACAAAAGCCGCAATTTTAAATATGACTGTGAGTCTTGCAAAGGAGTTATTCCAAACAGGCATTACAGTCAACACGGTGAGTCCTGGTCTGATTGCAACTGAAGGAGCAAAGAATATTTTTCATCAAATTGCTCTTAGCAAAGGATGGGGTAAAGAGTGGGTAGACATTGAAAAGCACGCTATGCAAGAGTATTGGCCTAACCCAACTGGTCGTCTGGGACGACCTGAGGAAATAGCAAACATGATTGCATATTTAGCTAGTCCGCTAGCAGATTACATTAACGGCGCAAATATTCGGGTGGACGGTGGAGGTGTAGGAGCAATTAACTAA
- a CDS encoding nuclear transport factor 2 family protein: MRISMSNLAATSTKTQIIKNLFEVLESGPNAPIQSSERYVTFLTESAQFRFGNLDTLVGHKAIKDSLVDFCQQVKSIYHDIKREWEIGDVVFLDMEVTYYRLDGIAVTLPVMDFFQFKGNLIQELGIYMDISPVFA, encoded by the coding sequence ATGAGAATTTCAATGTCCAACTTAGCTGCTACATCAACTAAAACACAAATAATTAAAAACCTGTTTGAAGTACTAGAATCTGGGCCGAATGCTCCCATTCAGTCCTCAGAAAGATATGTTACATTCCTCACCGAAAGCGCACAATTTCGGTTTGGAAACTTAGATACTTTGGTTGGGCACAAAGCCATTAAAGACTCTCTAGTTGATTTTTGCCAACAAGTAAAGAGTATATATCACGACATCAAGCGAGAGTGGGAGATTGGAGATGTAGTGTTTCTGGATATGGAAGTCACTTACTACCGTCTTGATGGCATTGCCGTGACACTTCCTGTGATGGATTTCTTTCAATTTAAAGGTAACTTAATCCAAGAACTGGGAATTTACATGGACATTAGTCCAGTATTTGCTTGA